GCGCGTCGCTCAGCTGGCGATCGAGGCGATCGCCGCCGCCGAGATCGCGGTCAACGACCTTGCTGGTGTCTACTGCGTCGGCGGTGTCGCCCGGATGCACCTGCTGGAGAAGGTCCTCACCGAGACCGTCGGTGTCACCCCGACCGTGGTGGCGGACCCTGCTACGGCGGCCGTCCGGGGAGCCGCCGACGCAGGTGCCGCTGACGCCGCAGCGGCCGCAGGGCTGCCGGCGGAGGAGCCGGTGCCACCCCTGCGACGGGCCGCCGCGATTGTGGTACCCGGCTTCATGTCGCTCGGCCTGATCTCCCAGTTCCTGCTGACTCCCGAATGGAACGGAAGCTACCTCTACAAGTGGGCGCTGCTGAACTGGGGTGAACTGGCCGTGTCCGCCGTGTTCGCGGTGATCGCCAGCCTCGGCGCCGGTACCGTCCTCGCCTCCACGATCGCCGCCCGCACCAACCCGGCGGTGAGCCCTGGCTCCCAGACCGGCACGGGCATCCTGGCATCGGCGTCCCTCGGCGTCGCGGTCAGCGGCATGTACGCCGTCGTCGGCAGCCTCTACATCGGCGACCCCGCCGGCGGATTCCTGCGCTGGGCGCTGCTGCCGATCACCCCGATCGTCGCCGCGGCCGCGGTGATGGCCCTCGTCGCCGCCCGACAGTGGCGCATCCCCCAAGGCGGCTGGTCGCAGCTACTCGCGTTCCCGACCGGCTCCGTGGTCACCGCCGGGCTGGGGATGATGCTCATCCAGTACTCCCTGACCGCGGACCGCTGGCCGAACGTGGTCCTGTGGATCGACCTCGCCAGTCGCCTCGGCGGCCTGCTCCTCGGTGTCGGAACCGTCATGGCCGTCGTCTCCCAGCCCATCCTGCGGCTGATCCTCGGCGCACCCCTCGCCGTCATCACCGCCGCGCTGGTCGGGTGGCCCGCCTCCGGAATCCTCGGGGCCATCTACGCGATCGCCGTGGCCGCATGGTGGCTGCGCCAGCTGTGGACCCGCCTCCTTCGCCCCGCAGCGCCCCCAGTTCGATGAGCGGCGGGCCGAGGCGCGGACAACCACGCCGAGCAGAGGTCAGCTCCTGCAGGAGGTGGGTGAGGTGAGGTGGCCGCGAAGGGTCACATCCCTCGCCTTCGCTCTGCTTCTTCTGGGTATGCCGCCGTGGCTGCTGGCGAGGTTCGTCGGCCCCCCGTTGCACAGCTGGCCAACCCTGCAGCAGCTCCGCCTCTGGGCCGCGCAACCCCTCACCACCCAGACGCTGACCGCCGGGCTGACGGTCTTCGCATGGCTGCTCTGGCTGCTCGTGGCATACGCGGTCATCGTCACCGCCGCACCGCGTCTGCGTGCCGGCGCCCGCTGGCTGCGGCGCCTGCCGCTGCCGACACCCCTGCAAGCCACCGCCACCGGCATGGCCGGCGCCGCCGCCCTGACCGCCGCGGCCAACACCACCGCGACAGCCCCGCCCGTCCAGCCCATCGCTGTCTCCGCCGGCACACTCCACCACGACGCTGTCGACGCGCACCCGGCACCCGAGGTCCAAGCGGGGGAGGGCGTCACCATCCCGGGCGGCTGGCTGCCTCAGAAGACGGCCGACCAGGTGGCCGCCGCGGCCACACTTGTGTGGCTGAGGCGCCGACGCAGCTACCAGCCCGGCCTGCGGGAGTCTCCGGACCAGCACGACGGGGACCTGGCACCGCTGCCAGCGGCCGTCACCGCCGTCCAGGCAGCCGTCTGCGTCCCCGACCAGGACTCCAGCGAACGGTCGCCCGACGAGCAAACCCTGGCTACCGCGCCGCCGTCAACCGCCGCGTTACCTCCGACGGGCGTCGCCTTCGCCGGCGGCGGCGCGGCCGACGCCGCCAGGGGAGTGCTGGTCACCGCGCTGCTTGCGGCGTTGCGGGATCCGCCCGACGCCATCCGCGTGGTCATCACCCGGTCCGCCCTCACCACGCTGCTTCCGCCCGCCGCCACCGCAGTCTGCGCCGGCATACCCGCCCTCCGGGTCACCGAGACCGCGGCCCACGCCGTTGAGCTGATCGACTCCCTCGCGTCGCCCACACCTGACACGGCTGGCCCGTCGCCGCCGAGACACGAGGAGGCGTCGCGGCTGGTGCTGATCACCGAGCCGCCGCCGGGGCCTGCCGCCGACCGGTTGGCGGCCCTGCTCGGCGCCGGCCGAGCAACCGCGGTCGTCCTCGGCGCATGGCCGCTCGGCGCCACGTGGAGCGTCGACCAGCACGGCCGGACCGTGAATGCGCGGCTGCCGGGGCAGGCAGGGCCCCGGCTGTGCGTCCTGGACCGGGTCGCCGCGATGGACCTGCTCACCGTCATCGCCCCGCCCACACGAAGCCACCCACCGCACGCAGGCACCGCCCCCCGCACAGTCGTTCCCGAACAGCGACGGCAGCCGCCCGAGGTCCGGATTCCCCGCCAAGCCGGCGAGGACCGCACGCCCCAGCCCACCCCGCCCGTTGCCGCGCAGCCGCCGGTCGAGCTGCGGGTCCTCGGTCAGCCCACGCTGCTCATCGACGGCCGGGCCGTGACCATCCGCCGCAGCGCCGCCGTGCAGATCCTGACCTTCCTCGCCGTCCACCGCCACGGCGCCACCACCGCACAACTCGTGCAGGCAATCTGGCCCGGCCTGGCCGCCCACACCGTCACCAACCGCCTCTACACCACCCTCAGCGTGCTACGCGCCGCCATCCGCGCCGCCTCGGATCTCTCGATCATCGACCACACCGACGACCGCTATCGCCTGCGCAGTGAGCACCTTGAGGTCGACCTGTGGCGGCTGCACACCGCCGCCCACCACGCCGCCACCACCCTCACCGACCCCGCCCGCGCGTGGCAGGCCGTGATCGACGCCTACACCGGCGACCTCGCCGCCGGCCACACCTGGCCCTGGATCGACCCGCCCCGGGAAGGCGCCCGCCGGCTCGTCCTCGACGCCTACGCCGCCGCCGCGTCGACCCAACAAGATCCCCGCCGCGCCGTGGAGTTCCTGCAGGCCGGGATCCGCGTCGACCCCTACAACGAGAACCTCCACCAGCGGGCCATCGACATCCTCACCACGCTGGGAGACCACGCCGCGGCAGAACGGCTGCGCGACGCCCACCATCACCGGCTCAGCGACGCCGGGCTGCACCCCAGCGACACCCTCGGCCAGCCCCGCGAACACAGCAACGCCTCCGCCGGCGACTAGCGAACCCCGCCAGACGTCGAAGCGCGGTAGCGCGAGACACCCCGTTGCGGAAGCAACCGATCGCAGGGGCCGTAGCTCGTTGACCTGCGGTTGTAAGGGCGCGTGAGGTTTTGTAAGGCGCTGTAAGCCGTCGCCCCGCCCCGCCGCCATCGCCACGGCCATAGCGTCAGATCATTCCCAGCCCACCGCCATCCGCAGCCCTCGTTCGCGGCGCGCTCGCCGCCGCATCCGGCCTAGCGGCGGCAGGGGCAGCCAGCGACGCGAGGAGGTCAGGTGAGGTCCAGAGCAGCGAACGCCGCGGCCGCCGCCACGTCCATCATGTCCACCCTTGTCGTTGCCGCGATCCTCGTCGCAAGCGGGGCGTGGCATCCTCGGCTACCGTCGCCGGCGGCGCTCCGGCAGTGGATTCACCAACCGTCGACCACCGACTTCGTCATCCTCCTGGCCGAAGCAGGCGCCGTGATGCTGTGGCTGCTCCTGGCAACCACCGTCCTGACCCGCGCCTACACGACGCTGGCTCGCCGCCTGCGCTGGCTGCCCGCACTACACCTACCCGGCCCCGTCCAAGGCCTCACCGCCGCACTGCTCGGCGCCACCGCCGTCACCACCGCCACCGCGGGCACCCCCGCCCAACCCGCCCCCGCCACCGGAACCACGCACGACAGCGACGTGCAGACTCCGCAAGCTTCGACCACCGCCCCAGAAACCCGCCTGGTAAGCAGCAGTCAACAGCTGATTCTGATGCCGGCCGACCCTGCCTACACCCACACCGTCAGGCGAGGGGACACCCTCTCCAAGATCGCCGCTGAGCGGCTCGGCGACGCCGACCGCTGGACCGAAATC
This sequence is a window from Micromonospora sp. NBRC 110009. Protein-coding genes within it:
- a CDS encoding Hsp70 family protein → MRGGEARLAIDCGIASTAAVLAWPDGTWLPLMFDGEPALPSAVLVGGDGDVLTGHQAWQAAAADPQRFIPAPRRSPEQQLAVAGADVDTLDLVAATLRRVAAEAQRAVGSVVEDVRLVVPAGWGPRRRTWMRHAAHRAGLPQPRLIEAPVAVAGHLLATGVQLPVGSYIVVCDVGAGAEVSVLRRGPAGFEVLATLADASAGGTAIDETLTAMFAGTSPAGGDGQRWALLASVGAAKHALGDRVAVTVPLPQGQAAVLNTDLLEQAAHPVLQRVAQLAIEAIAAAEIAVNDLAGVYCVGGVARMHLLEKVLTETVGVTPTVVADPATAAVRGAADAGAADAAAAAGLPAEEPVPPLRRAAAIVVPGFMSLGLISQFLLTPEWNGSYLYKWALLNWGELAVSAVFAVIASLGAGTVLASTIAARTNPAVSPGSQTGTGILASASLGVAVSGMYAVVGSLYIGDPAGGFLRWALLPITPIVAAAAVMALVAARQWRIPQGGWSQLLAFPTGSVVTAGLGMMLIQYSLTADRWPNVVLWIDLASRLGGLLLGVGTVMAVVSQPILRLILGAPLAVITAALVGWPASGILGAIYAIAVAAWWLRQLWTRLLRPAAPPVR
- a CDS encoding BTAD domain-containing putative transcriptional regulator, with the protein product MHSWPTLQQLRLWAAQPLTTQTLTAGLTVFAWLLWLLVAYAVIVTAAPRLRAGARWLRRLPLPTPLQATATGMAGAAALTAAANTTATAPPVQPIAVSAGTLHHDAVDAHPAPEVQAGEGVTIPGGWLPQKTADQVAAAATLVWLRRRRSYQPGLRESPDQHDGDLAPLPAAVTAVQAAVCVPDQDSSERSPDEQTLATAPPSTAALPPTGVAFAGGGAADAARGVLVTALLAALRDPPDAIRVVITRSALTTLLPPAATAVCAGIPALRVTETAAHAVELIDSLASPTPDTAGPSPPRHEEASRLVLITEPPPGPAADRLAALLGAGRATAVVLGAWPLGATWSVDQHGRTVNARLPGQAGPRLCVLDRVAAMDLLTVIAPPTRSHPPHAGTAPRTVVPEQRRQPPEVRIPRQAGEDRTPQPTPPVAAQPPVELRVLGQPTLLIDGRAVTIRRSAAVQILTFLAVHRHGATTAQLVQAIWPGLAAHTVTNRLYTTLSVLRAAIRAASDLSIIDHTDDRYRLRSEHLEVDLWRLHTAAHHAATTLTDPARAWQAVIDAYTGDLAAGHTWPWIDPPREGARRLVLDAYAAAASTQQDPRRAVEFLQAGIRVDPYNENLHQRAIDILTTLGDHAAAERLRDAHHHRLSDAGLHPSDTLGQPREHSNASAGD